The DNA segment CAACCAGACCAGACATTATTCCTAGTGTTCTTCTAGAAGAGTTATCTGAGCTTCAAGATCAATTACCAGGATTTGATGGAGATAAAGCGATGGAACTTATAGAAGAAGATTTGAATAAAGAAATTGATGAGATTTTTTTAACTATTGATAAAGAACCAATTTCTGCAGCATCTTTAGGACAAGTTCATAAAGCTGTTCTCAAAAATAAAGATGTTGTGGCTGTAAAAGTACAAAGACCTGGGTTAAGAGAACAAATCACACTTGATTTATACATAGTTAGAAATATTGCTAATTGGTTGAAAAATAATATTGGACTAATTAGGAGCGATCTTGTTGCTTTGATTGATGAATTAGGAAAAAGAGTTTTTGAAGAAATGGATTATCTAAACGAAGCTGAAAATGCTGAAAAATTTAGAAATTTTCATCTACATAACTCAAAAATTGCTGTGCCAAAAATTTATAAAGAAACCACTTCACGAAGAGTGTTAACTATGGAATGGATAGATGGCACAAAGCTCACAAATCTCGAAGAGGTTAAAAATTTAGGTATAGATCCTGACGAGATGATTGAAATAGGAGTGCAATGTAGTTTAGAGCAATTATTAGAACATGGTTTCTTTCATGCTGACCCACATCCTGGCAATTTATTAGCCTTGAAAGATGGCAGATTATGCTATTTGGATTTCGGTATGATGAGTGAAGTTACTAAAACATCTAGATCCGGATTAATCCAAGCAGTAGTTCATCTTGTTAATAAGAATTTTGATAAATTATCTCAAGATTTTGTTAAGTTAGGTTTCTTATCTGAAGAAGTTAATCTTGAACCTATTGTTCCAGCTTTTCAAGATGTCTTTATAAATGCAGTAGAACTTGGTGTGTCGAAAATGGATTTTAAAAGTGTAACTGATGATATGTCAGGAGTTATGTATAAATTTCCTTTTAAATTACCTCCATATTATGCACTTATAATTAGGTCTTTATTAACATTAGAAGGGATTGCTTTAAGCGTAGATCCTGATTTTAAAATACTCGGAGCAGCTTATCCATATTTCGCCCGAAGATTAATGGAAGACCCTGATCCTCAACTAAGAGAAAGTTTAAAAGAAATGCTTTTTGATAATAAAAAATTCAAATGGGACAGATTAGAAGATTTACTATCTAACGCAGCAAAACAGACCAATCTCAATTTAGAAAAACTTCTTGATGAAGTTATTAATCTTCTTTTTTCTCCGAAAGGTGGATTTCTAAGAAATGAAATTATTAATAGTTTGACTGATCAAATAGACTTAGTAGGTTTAAAATTACTGAAGGGTGTAAATAATTACCTTCCAAAATCAATTAAATTAAACATTGCAAAAGATAACGAAAACATTAATGATTTAATTTTAACAATTGAGCCTTTCAAAAATTTTCTAGAAATCATACAAAAAATACCTGGATACTCTATTGATATTTTTCTAAAAAGAGTTCCAAGACTTATAAACGAACCTTACACAAAAGAAATGAGTTTAACAATTGCAAAAAAAGTTACAGAAAAAAGCGTTGTCAGACTTGTAAAAATTGCTGCTGGTGTAACTATATAAATGAAATTTTCT comes from the Prochlorococcus marinus str. MIT 9515 genome and includes:
- a CDS encoding ABC1 kinase family protein, producing the protein MNEDYTDFIEASGLLEYNPEIISKIYQKNPSRLFKRLWQTLIPIFVYIISVGWDKLTGQLKKESKARYRAKQLTNLLVELGPAFVKAGQALSTRPDIIPSVLLEELSELQDQLPGFDGDKAMELIEEDLNKEIDEIFLTIDKEPISAASLGQVHKAVLKNKDVVAVKVQRPGLREQITLDLYIVRNIANWLKNNIGLIRSDLVALIDELGKRVFEEMDYLNEAENAEKFRNFHLHNSKIAVPKIYKETTSRRVLTMEWIDGTKLTNLEEVKNLGIDPDEMIEIGVQCSLEQLLEHGFFHADPHPGNLLALKDGRLCYLDFGMMSEVTKTSRSGLIQAVVHLVNKNFDKLSQDFVKLGFLSEEVNLEPIVPAFQDVFINAVELGVSKMDFKSVTDDMSGVMYKFPFKLPPYYALIIRSLLTLEGIALSVDPDFKILGAAYPYFARRLMEDPDPQLRESLKEMLFDNKKFKWDRLEDLLSNAAKQTNLNLEKLLDEVINLLFSPKGGFLRNEIINSLTDQIDLVGLKLLKGVNNYLPKSIKLNIAKDNENINDLILTIEPFKNFLEIIQKIPGYSIDIFLKRVPRLINEPYTKEMSLTIAKKVTEKSVVRLVKIAAGVTI